A region of the Ctenopharyngodon idella isolate HZGC_01 chromosome 2, HZGC01, whole genome shotgun sequence genome:
aatttgcttatttgttcttattgtattactgactgtatacttgtctttaataatgtttgaaacttttatTAGTCTAGTTTAGAATCAATAAGCAGAATCAGAATCGCTAAAATTTGAACGATATCCAACCCTAGCGTCCACACCTAGCGGACAATATTgttttgtcgtctgccatttGAAATGCTCAagctggattctgattggctgtcaatgtttttatcgtttaTCAGTTGGAAAAAATCACTCTGAAAGGGATTCCAGtgatattgttcctctgtgcCGTTATTGTTACAGTTTTGCTGTGCTACTATTCTTTTACATTCAGAATGATTTTATAAccatatctttatcgttatagctATTGTCCTAGGTGTGAACGGCCTGCTTATACTAACCatttcttcctcctcctctaaTTATATTTCTCTGTTCCTCACATGTATTTTTCCTCCAGTGTTTTCTGTGGATCTGCTGTGAATGTCATGGAGCTCATTAACCTCCTGCTTTTTTAATCCTAATTAATCCGTTCACTAACTATCTAACGGCGTCACCTTCAGCAGGGTTTGCATTGAGCTTGTTTCCTTTCCCGCAGGAGCAGCGCAGCCGTCAGGGAGACGATCCTCAGCCTCATCTTCAGAAGGCTGTGGAGGAGAGCGAGAGACGGCGAGACCTGGGCCTTTCAGAGGTGAGACAGACACTGAACACTTGCATGATCTGCTGATCTCTGGGTCGACTCACACTTGCTTTCATCTCACAGTCGGCCATGATCGACCTGGTGGATGTGTTTGGTCCCACGCCTGCAGCGCCGGCGAGCGACGACCCCTGGGACGCCCCGCCCACCTGCTCTGTAAACTCTGACCCCTGGGAGTCTGTAGGTCAGTCATGAATGAGCTGTTAAGTTGcgttcacacatttatttttaataatagttgGCAATTTCCTCAGCACGTCACCAAAAAAATCTTGCGGTCGCTGTGATTTCGTTCAACAGTACAAATGTTATGATTTCAGTGTTGATTTATCagtattttgtcttttaaaacTGTGTAgcattaaatgttgtttttaacatTCTTTCAACACTGAAACAACAACTTGACATTATTTCAACTACATTTTAACATAGAAGGTCAGTTATGTAAAAATGATCATTGCCGCAGATCTCTTATGGTCGGCGATTTCATTcaatacaaaaaaatgcaaaaaaaaaaaatacttttaattaatttaaatagtctttttgaCTTCCCAGCTGGTATTTCAGTGTTTATTAATGGGTTAATCAATGTCATGAATGTtgaattttgttttgattttgcaaATTAAATCAACATTGATGACGCAACGTTGTTGCATCTTTTTCGTACAGATCTTCTTacaatttcaacattgattgctcagtattttgttaacattttaaaactatttagcAGTAAATGTTGTTTGAGCgttgttttaacatttttatcaatattgaaaCAACAACTGCCATTATTTTAACCAAATTTCAACATAGATGGTCAGTTacgtaaaaatatctaaacattatcATTGCTGCAAATCTGACAGTCGCTGATTGCGTTCAGTAGTCCAAAAtgcaaagaaattattttcgAATGAGtttattttgtctgtttttactTGCCAGCCTGTATTTCAGCGTTTATTAATGGATTAATCAACGTCATGGATATtgaattttgttttgattttgcaaATTGAATCATTGTTGATATCGCAATGTTGTTTCAGTGTCTTTTTGTACAGATCTTATAATTTCAACGTTGATTGATCAATATTTTGTTAaccttttaaaatgattaagcAGTTAATGTTGTTAcagcattttttatgtttttatcaaCTTTGAAACAACTCACACTATTTCAACCATATTTTGGTTAAGAAggctaacattttttaatgattttttcaatgttgaaataacaactgacattatttgttgttttcaagCAAAAATccacagtgttattttaatatcattgagatactattgcagtgtttattattatttatttattttccattttcattttaattttttaaggttttagtaattttgttgtgtgtttttgtctttttattaggttttgtctatatagtttttattcacttttatttcagttttagttttagtctcaAAAGTAATTtgagaaacaacttaaaaacaAGAGGGGAAAAAACTGTCAGTGCAGTAAGACAAAACACACAATCGACTTTATCTAAAGCAGTCTTTATCTAAAGCAGCCTTGCTTCTGggtaaatttatcttgttttaaggattttCAAGGGTTTTTCACAGTGCAGTGTGGATGTTGTTCGATCTGGTTGTTTCTGTTTCAGCTGTAGTGAAGTCCAGTAACCCGGTGGTTGGTAGTCCCTGGACAGCCCGCCCTTCCTCCAGTAGCCCCGCCCACCCCTGGGGAACCCACCAATCGCCTCCTGACCCCTGGGATGCCCCGCCTTCAAACTCCACCTCTAATATGGATGAAAAAGCCTGGAGGAGCCCAGCACGACTAAGTGAGACAAAATTTTACAGTGATgaccctttaaattaaaataatacattccTTTAGAGAATGAAGAGAGAATCCCTATCATTCCTAGTGCAAAAAAATCAGCCTTTcactttaaatatgtaaatgtttgtGGTTCTCTAGAGATCCATCTCTATATTCTCTGCTCTTTCTTCTAGTTTCAAGTGGGAAGGACCCATTTTCCATtccagaggaggaggaggagcttAGATTGGAGAGGGAGGGGTCTGTAGTGGAGGGGGAGGGGCCAACCCAAGTGTTCAGCCCTCGCTGTGAGAGTCCTGCAGGTCCTCATCAGACCGTCTTCACGCTCGTTTCCCTCTCTGAGTTGAGTTGAAGCTCATTCGCATCTCTCGTTCCAGATGCCGATCAGTTCGGCGAGTTGGTGGTGGGCATTCAAGTGAACGGACGGGCGAATGACAGTCCGGAGACCTTTGACCTCTCTCGCCTCGGGCCTCCCCTAGACACGGTGACCCCCAGACAGTGCCGGACCCCTGAAGCGTTCCTTGGGCCCACCGCTGCCTCCCTCGTGAACCTGGACACACTGATTCCAACCAACCCGCCGGCCAAGAGCAAAAACCCCTTTCTGTCAGGTAGGAAAACTTGCCTTTACACTTTTGAACTGTGCAGTAAATGTGTCTTGTTTTATGCATGTAAAATGATTCGGATTGTTTGTCCCAGGTCTGAGCACGCCATCTCCCACGAACCCTTTCCACTGTGAGCAGCCCAGACTGACTCTGAATCAGATGCGGCCTCACTCCACCTCACCGCTGCCGGCTCCAGCTCTGTCCTACAGCGCCTCCCTTCCTCAACCCCTCCTGCAGCAGAGGCCCCAGACTCTGCCCTCGTCCTACACGCAACCGCCCCACGGCCTGCTGGACATGCCCAGCAACCTGCCACAGCCGCTACTGCCCCTCACGCCCGTCCCGCTGCAGCCCTCCGGCCGACAAAGCCACAACCCCTTCCTCTGAGGAACCGCTTCGGTTCACACTGAAGTGTGGGAAACGGACACTGAAACCAGATTACGGTGATTCGGTTTCAGTGTGAACGGACTGAAGAGCTACAATGAAGCCTGCGATGTTACTAGGGTTGGTTTTTAGTGACGGTACTTTTCCAATAAGACACATTTTATGCCGGCTGACTTTATTAACTTGCGTTCGTTCATTCGTCTGTATTATGCGTGATAATTCATTCAAGCGCAAGAGCTCAGCCTGGATTATCACATTTATATTGatcttaaagtcaacatgaactcAAAATAGACTCCATTTACTTTCCTTATACACAATCCTAATCTTATTGTGCACTTATTGTGtcatcagtgcatgttattccaaaaaTTGTGATCATAATCACAATATTTTAACATGCTCTGTCTCTTGATTGGCTGATATCATCTAGGTCAGgagttttcaatcttttagatgccaCAGATGCCCAAAATCACGGATCCTCATCCTAACATTTAAAAGGCagatatatatttgcatatttaaagacccaatttattaaattaaaaattaattatatattaattaaaaggTAATATTGCAATAGTGTAAAATATTTGgacttttttgtttgtattatgTTACATTATTTAGCTTTTCATCcacttactatagtaatgtaTGTTTAGATGctgttgtattatttatttattatttatcattattagagatgcaccgatatatcggccaataatcgtTATCGGCAGATAAAAACTAATTTTCACACTATCAACTATTGGCCgattaaaaacagccgatagtcAGAGCCAatatatatcctgtcaatcaaaatagggcaggaaaatgcactgaatttatgCTTTGTgcaaagaaaatgctaagaaaccagtttaatattcaatattaatagtaattacatttaatacaatgtaattacaattaatacaattaataacattaagaaagttaagaaatattcatttaatcttcagaatttagttaatgtgtgttcattttaatttgagtaatgtgtttgtttataactgatacacagcaaaatccccagagttaaatcagctCTGCTCAgattacatatggtccctctctatatagtattaaagtaacactgaagcagagttaaagttaatgagataattaagttatgattgagcattagtgatgaacacctgctgttaacaagcagaattactgaagagaaacacaataactacaaatgacttccagccacagccttagatgaaatcaactgaagataaaagacattaaatctctcaagatctgattaaacaactccacaaacagcatattatgtggagagggaccatatgttctctgagcagagttgatttaactctggggattttgctgtgtaccaGTTACTATGAAACAagtaatgattaattattaattataataaaagtagcctatcattaatttaaaagaaggaaTAATAGGCAGCA
Encoded here:
- the epn3b gene encoding epsin-3 isoform X2 produces the protein MTTSALRRQVKNIVHNYSDAEIKVREATSNDPWGPSSSLMSEIAELTFSVVAFSEVMAMVWKRLNDHGKNWRHVYKALTLLDYLAKTGSERVAQQCRENAFTIQTLRDFQYVDRDGRDQGVNVREKAKQLVALLRDEERLRLERAQALKTKERMAGGGVPPAYPSRRSSQPSMAALYGEEFNHSRGSPSSFNSSSSSPRASDLEQTRPQTSGEEELQLQLALAMSREEQRSRQGDDPQPHLQKAVEESERRRDLGLSESAMIDLVDVFGPTPAAPASDDPWDAPPTCSVNSDPWESVAVVKSSNPVVGSPWTARPSSSSPAHPWGTHQSPPDPWDAPPSNSTSNMDEKAWRSPARLISSGKDPFSIPEEEEELRLEREGSVVEGEGPTQVFSPRYADQFGELVVGIQVNGRANDSPETFDLSRLGPPLDTVTPRQCRTPEAFLGPTAASLVNLDTLIPTNPPAKSKNPFLSGLSTPSPTNPFHCEQPRLTLNQMRPHSTSPLPAPALSYSASLPQPLLQQRPQTLPSSYTQPPHGLLDMPSNLPQPLLPLTPVPLQPSGRQSHNPFL
- the epn3b gene encoding epsin-3 isoform X1, whose translation is MTTSALRRQVKNIVHNYSDAEIKVREATSNDPWGPSSSLMSEIAELTFSVVAFSEVMAMVWKRLNDHGKNWRHVYKALTLLDYLAKTGSERVAQQCRENAFTIQTLRDFQYVDRDGRDQGVNVREKAKQLVALLRDEERLRLERAQALKTKERMAGGGVPPAYPSRRSSQPSMAALYGEEFNHSRGSPSSFNSSSSSPRASDLEQTRPQTSGEEELQLQLALAMSREEQRSRQGDDPQPHLQKAVEESERRRDLGLSESAMIDLVDVFGPTPAAPASDDPWDAPPTCSVNSDPWESVAVVKSSNPVVGSPWTARPSSSSPAHPWGTHQSPPDPWDAPPSNSTSNMDEKAWRSPARLISSGKDPFSIPEEEEELRLEREGSVVEGEGPTQVFSPRCESPADADQFGELVVGIQVNGRANDSPETFDLSRLGPPLDTVTPRQCRTPEAFLGPTAASLVNLDTLIPTNPPAKSKNPFLSGLSTPSPTNPFHCEQPRLTLNQMRPHSTSPLPAPALSYSASLPQPLLQQRPQTLPSSYTQPPHGLLDMPSNLPQPLLPLTPVPLQPSGRQSHNPFL